A region of Novipirellula aureliae DNA encodes the following proteins:
- a CDS encoding efflux RND transporter permease subunit has protein sequence MFEKFLHRPALAIVISLLILFMGGMAINVLPISQFPSVAPPSVRVSVSYPGASAKILIDSTMVILEQAINGVPNMRYMMGDATSAGEGTIQIVFEPGTDPNVAVMNVNNRVQMVKNNLPPIVEREGIIVMQNMTSMLMYVNVFSTDSNVDQNYLYNYATVNILNEIKRIPGVGRATILGNRSYAMRVELDLERMRAYKVDAEDVMKALDEQSMIGSPGRLGQATGTTSQTLEYVLTWVGRYKTPEEYSKIILRATPEGEILRLGDVANVSLGSSFYDLYSDIDGLPSAAIVLKQTPGSNAAEVIERVKEKVEEIKQKSFPPGMDYAVTYDVSNFLDASIEKVLHTLFEAFILVSLVVYLFLGDFRSTLIPTLAVPVSLIGTFFFMLMFGMSINLITLFALVLAIGVVVDDAIVVVEAVHEKMHTKHLGPYQATQEVVREISGAIIAITLVMTAVFIPVTFMTGPVGVFYRQFALTMAMSIVISGVVALSLTPVLCAMILKPLGDKGQRGVIGAVNRGMKKIAGEYAYILRGLLCLLLGAAVGAGAFFLLHVEIVHEVLSEQVELTGIRVMIITGIVAVLAVFSFWAAFSGFEGSPKRRSPIGVFLHLFDRGVEKVTGGYAGVLRHIITRRVLTIAVIGVFAYGILVVNKVLPTGFIPLEDQGMIYGIVQTPPGSTLEYTNAKCHELQKICKDFTDEDGDPLVTSVSSIAGYEVLTEGRGSNAGTCIINLQPWAKRELTSKQIIEELEKRGAEIANVKLEFFEPPAVPGFGAAGGFSVNLLDKTNSGDYTALGEETDKFMDALSKRPELKGLFTFFAANYPQYEIIIDNDVAMQKGVSIRAAMDNLSIVIGSTWEQGFVRFGQFYKVYVQAAPEFRRYPEDLDNMFVKNEAGDMVPYSAFMRIEKKQGLNEISRYNLYPTAPIQGAPAAGYSSGEAIAAIKEVAAETLPNGFDIDWRGLAYDEANAGNTAVYIFLIVVVFVYMVLVGQYESFIIPIAVLASLPVGLFGSFLFLKSMGLANDVYCQIGLVMLVGLLGKNAILIIEFAVQRRQQGLSIQDAGIEGGKLRFRPILMTSFAFIAGLIPLVRATGPGAIGNRTIGTTAVGGMLLGTLVGVLVIPGLYYLFARLADGRYLIKDEHEEPLSEYFERHEGETP, from the coding sequence ATGTTCGAAAAATTTCTGCATAGGCCCGCATTGGCCATCGTCATCTCGTTGCTCATCCTATTCATGGGTGGGATGGCGATCAACGTGCTGCCGATCTCTCAGTTCCCCTCCGTCGCGCCACCCAGCGTTCGAGTGTCGGTATCCTATCCTGGTGCCAGTGCAAAAATCCTGATCGACTCGACGATGGTGATTTTGGAACAGGCCATCAATGGTGTTCCCAATATGCGCTACATGATGGGGGACGCGACCAGCGCTGGTGAAGGCACCATTCAAATTGTGTTTGAGCCAGGCACCGATCCTAATGTTGCAGTCATGAACGTCAACAATCGTGTTCAGATGGTCAAGAACAATCTGCCACCGATCGTCGAACGTGAAGGCATTATCGTGATGCAGAACATGACCAGCATGCTGATGTACGTGAACGTTTTCAGTACGGATTCCAACGTCGACCAGAACTATCTTTACAACTACGCTACCGTCAATATTCTCAACGAGATCAAACGAATTCCCGGGGTTGGTCGTGCAACGATCCTGGGAAACCGTTCGTACGCAATGCGTGTGGAACTCGATTTGGAGCGCATGCGTGCATACAAAGTCGATGCGGAAGACGTGATGAAGGCACTCGACGAACAGAGCATGATCGGCTCCCCAGGGCGACTTGGGCAAGCCACCGGCACAACGTCGCAGACCCTCGAATACGTGTTAACGTGGGTCGGTCGCTACAAAACGCCAGAGGAATACAGCAAGATTATCTTGCGAGCGACACCTGAAGGCGAGATTTTACGACTGGGAGATGTCGCCAATGTGTCTCTCGGTTCTTCCTTCTACGACCTCTATTCCGACATCGATGGTTTGCCATCCGCCGCTATCGTACTGAAGCAAACACCCGGGTCCAATGCGGCAGAGGTGATCGAGAGGGTAAAGGAAAAAGTCGAAGAGATCAAACAAAAGTCGTTCCCACCAGGAATGGACTATGCCGTGACCTATGACGTATCAAACTTTTTGGACGCGTCGATCGAAAAAGTATTGCATACGCTGTTTGAAGCGTTCATTCTGGTTTCGCTTGTTGTCTATCTGTTTCTCGGTGATTTTCGCAGCACACTTATCCCGACACTGGCCGTGCCCGTTTCGCTGATCGGCACGTTTTTCTTCATGCTAATGTTTGGCATGTCGATCAACCTGATCACATTGTTCGCACTCGTGCTTGCAATTGGAGTGGTGGTCGACGATGCGATCGTGGTCGTTGAAGCGGTCCATGAGAAAATGCACACCAAGCATCTTGGACCGTACCAAGCGACTCAGGAGGTCGTCCGAGAAATCAGCGGGGCGATCATCGCGATCACGCTGGTGATGACCGCTGTCTTTATCCCCGTGACGTTCATGACCGGCCCAGTGGGCGTGTTCTACCGACAGTTTGCATTGACGATGGCGATGTCGATCGTTATCTCGGGCGTCGTGGCGTTGTCGCTGACACCGGTGTTGTGTGCCATGATCCTGAAACCGCTCGGTGACAAGGGACAGCGTGGCGTTATCGGCGCGGTGAATCGTGGTATGAAAAAAATCGCAGGGGAATATGCGTATATTCTGCGCGGATTGCTGTGCCTGTTGTTGGGGGCGGCAGTCGGTGCGGGGGCCTTTTTTCTGTTGCATGTCGAAATCGTTCACGAAGTCCTTTCGGAACAAGTCGAACTCACGGGCATTCGTGTGATGATCATCACGGGCATCGTTGCTGTGCTTGCTGTATTTTCGTTCTGGGCAGCCTTTTCAGGTTTCGAGGGCAGTCCGAAACGGCGAAGCCCTATCGGCGTATTCCTGCACCTGTTTGACCGTGGCGTGGAGAAGGTCACCGGTGGCTATGCGGGCGTGCTTCGCCACATCATCACTCGCCGCGTCTTGACGATCGCCGTGATCGGAGTGTTCGCATATGGCATTCTGGTCGTCAATAAAGTCCTGCCCACCGGATTTATTCCGCTGGAAGACCAAGGGATGATCTATGGCATCGTGCAAACGCCACCTGGGTCAACGTTGGAATACACCAATGCGAAGTGTCACGAGCTGCAGAAAATTTGTAAAGATTTTACTGACGAAGACGGAGATCCCTTGGTGACTTCGGTCTCGTCAATCGCTGGCTACGAAGTTCTCACCGAAGGGCGTGGATCGAACGCTGGTACTTGCATCATCAACTTGCAACCGTGGGCGAAACGCGAATTGACGTCCAAGCAGATTATCGAGGAGCTTGAGAAACGTGGTGCCGAGATTGCTAACGTCAAGCTCGAGTTTTTTGAACCGCCTGCCGTTCCCGGATTTGGTGCCGCCGGAGGTTTTTCGGTGAACTTGCTCGATAAGACCAATAGTGGCGACTATACGGCGTTGGGCGAAGAAACGGACAAGTTCATGGACGCGCTCAGCAAACGACCGGAACTGAAGGGGCTCTTCACGTTTTTCGCCGCAAACTATCCGCAGTACGAGATCATCATTGACAATGATGTCGCGATGCAAAAAGGGGTGTCGATTCGAGCTGCGATGGACAACTTGTCGATCGTGATTGGCAGCACATGGGAACAAGGCTTTGTGCGGTTTGGTCAGTTCTACAAGGTCTATGTCCAGGCGGCACCCGAGTTTCGCCGCTACCCAGAAGATTTGGACAACATGTTTGTCAAGAATGAAGCGGGAGACATGGTACCCTATTCCGCGTTCATGCGAATCGAGAAGAAGCAGGGACTCAATGAGATCAGCCGCTACAATCTATATCCGACCGCGCCGATTCAGGGCGCACCCGCCGCGGGATATAGCAGTGGCGAAGCGATCGCTGCGATCAAAGAAGTCGCCGCGGAAACACTTCCTAATGGTTTTGATATCGACTGGCGTGGGCTTGCGTACGATGAGGCCAATGCGGGAAACACGGCCGTCTACATCTTTTTGATCGTGGTCGTGTTTGTCTATATGGTGTTGGTGGGGCAATACGAGAGTTTCATCATTCCCATTGCCGTCCTGGCGTCACTACCAGTCGGATTGTTCGGCTCGTTTCTGTTTCTTAAGTCAATGGGGCTGGCCAACGACGTGTATTGCCAGATCGGTCTCGTCATGCTGGTCGGCTTGCTCGGTAAGAATGCGATTCTAATCATCGAATTTGCGGTCCAACGTCGCCAACAGGGACTCAGTATCCAAGATGCCGGTATCGAAGGTGGCAAGCTGCGGTTTCGACCGATTCTGATGACCTCGTTTGCCTTTATTGCTGGCTTGATCCCGTTGGTTCGAGCAACCGGTCCCGGTGCGATCGGCAACCGTACGATCGGTACCACAGCGGTGGGGGGCATGTTGCTGGGAACACTTGTTGGTGTGCTGGTGATCCCTGGTTTATACTATCTATTCGCTAGGCTCGCCGATGGACGTTACCTGATCAAGGACGAACACGAAGAACCATTGAGCGAGTATTTTGAGCGACACGAAGGGGAGACACCTTAA
- a CDS encoding efflux RND transporter periplasmic adaptor subunit, which translates to MRIILSIALLFAIGSLSMTRVDKLKDSYDEYFGSNASLSENVDGEHDLDEQDEHQEHAGHPESGEHAEGDHHAIHKIVATSPVAKDVTLTQQYVCQIHSRRHIEVCALAGGYLKEIQVNEGQMVRKGQSMFRILPTLYEAKLDADMAEARLAQVEYDNTESLVQQNIVSPQELKLAKAKLAKAFANVKLAQAEMDFADIKAPFDGVVDRLHEQEGSLVDEGAMLTTMSDNSVMWVYFNVPEARYLEYQTAMNAGQDQDSLNVQLRLANHTIFDQPGKIGAIEADFDSETGNIAFRADFPNTNGLLRHGQTGTILIHKIEKDAIVIPQRATFEILAKKYAYVIDANNVVHQREIVIQNEKDDVFLVADGLEAGETIVLEGIRQVRDGETIECEYQDPETVLANLKYHAE; encoded by the coding sequence ATGCGTATCATCCTATCCATCGCTTTGCTCTTTGCGATCGGTTCTCTCTCGATGACCCGGGTCGACAAGTTGAAAGACAGCTACGACGAGTACTTCGGTTCGAATGCGTCGTTGAGTGAAAACGTCGATGGGGAGCATGATTTGGACGAGCAGGACGAGCATCAAGAGCATGCGGGGCATCCAGAATCTGGAGAGCACGCCGAGGGCGACCATCACGCCATCCACAAGATCGTCGCGACGAGTCCCGTTGCCAAAGACGTGACCTTGACGCAGCAATACGTTTGCCAAATTCACTCTCGTCGACATATTGAAGTTTGCGCCCTCGCAGGCGGTTACTTGAAAGAGATTCAGGTGAATGAGGGCCAGATGGTCCGAAAGGGACAGTCGATGTTCCGCATTCTGCCGACGTTATACGAAGCAAAGCTCGACGCTGACATGGCCGAAGCTCGGTTGGCTCAAGTGGAGTACGACAACACGGAAAGTCTAGTGCAACAAAACATTGTTTCGCCACAAGAGCTGAAGCTTGCTAAAGCGAAGCTGGCCAAAGCATTCGCTAACGTCAAGTTAGCCCAGGCGGAAATGGATTTTGCAGACATCAAGGCTCCTTTCGATGGCGTCGTCGACCGGTTGCACGAACAGGAAGGCAGCCTTGTCGATGAAGGCGCAATGTTGACGACGATGTCCGACAACAGCGTCATGTGGGTCTACTTCAACGTCCCCGAGGCTCGTTACTTGGAATACCAAACCGCGATGAACGCTGGCCAGGACCAAGACAGCCTGAATGTGCAATTGAGGCTAGCCAATCACACCATCTTTGACCAACCCGGCAAGATTGGTGCGATCGAAGCGGACTTTGACAGCGAAACAGGGAACATCGCGTTTCGCGCCGACTTCCCCAATACGAACGGACTACTGCGTCATGGCCAAACCGGCACGATACTGATTCATAAAATCGAGAAGGATGCCATTGTGATTCCTCAGCGAGCGACGTTCGAGATTTTGGCTAAAAAGTACGCCTATGTGATCGATGCTAACAATGTGGTGCACCAACGCGAAATCGTCATTCAGAACGAGAAAGACGATGTCTTCCTGGTCGCCGACGGATTGGAAGCTGGCGAGACAATCGTCTTGGAAGGTATTCGACAAGTTCGCGATGGCGAAACGATTGAGTGCGAATATCAAGATCCCGAAACCGTGCTGGCTAACTTGAAGTACCACGCTGAATAG
- a CDS encoding carbon storage regulator, which translates to MLVLSRKVGETIEIGSDITLIITRATSGRVQIGIDAPREVAVRRGELRKEPRFTADDLKAELHCRTF; encoded by the coding sequence ATGTTAGTTCTCAGCCGCAAGGTCGGCGAAACCATTGAAATCGGATCGGATATCACACTGATTATCACTCGTGCTACGAGCGGACGAGTCCAGATCGGCATTGATGCCCCTCGCGAGGTTGCGGTCCGTCGAGGCGAATTGCGAAAGGAGCCGCGTTTCACGGCTGACGACCTGAAGGCCGAACTGCACTGCCGAACTTTTTGA
- a CDS encoding cytidylate kinase-like family protein, which yields MALHVAGIEHKAESNIFKWVQAENTHRRLATRDPTKAFGPYLALSRETGACGSEIAQKVAERLRWDLLDQEIVDYIEHHYGTPRCLIQGVDERHENWLCSIFTSRIGGLGFSGSTYTRRVTKLLLMAASHGDVVIVGRGARFVLPRNRGLSVRIVAPMDFRVNQVMREQGIGVKEAHRFVVERDHDRDVYIKDHFHQNASDPHLYDVVLNVGEMSLDDAADTIVESIGHFIRKAA from the coding sequence ATGGCACTCCATGTCGCTGGCATCGAACACAAAGCGGAAAGCAACATCTTCAAATGGGTGCAAGCCGAAAATACCCACCGTCGATTAGCCACGCGTGATCCGACCAAGGCGTTCGGGCCCTATTTGGCATTGTCCCGCGAAACCGGTGCGTGCGGAAGCGAGATCGCCCAAAAGGTTGCCGAGCGTTTACGGTGGGATTTGCTAGACCAGGAGATCGTCGATTATATCGAGCATCATTATGGCACGCCGCGTTGTTTAATTCAGGGAGTCGATGAGCGGCACGAGAATTGGCTCTGCTCGATCTTCACTTCTCGAATCGGCGGACTTGGTTTTTCTGGATCGACCTACACGCGCCGAGTCACCAAGTTGTTATTGATGGCCGCTTCGCATGGCGATGTGGTCATCGTTGGCCGCGGCGCTCGCTTCGTTTTGCCTCGCAATCGCGGCCTCTCGGTGCGGATCGTTGCACCGATGGATTTTCGAGTCAATCAGGTGATGCGGGAACAAGGGATTGGCGTAAAAGAGGCCCATCGGTTCGTTGTCGAAAGGGACCACGATCGCGACGTCTACATCAAAGACCATTTTCACCAAAATGCTTCCGATCCGCACTTGTATGACGTCGTTCTAAACGTCGGTGAAATGTCGCTCGATGATGCTGCTGACACCATTGTCGAATCGATTGGTCATTTTATTCGCAAAGCCGCATAG
- a CDS encoding TolC family protein, producing MNMIRKRSQAIKLLTPSRRVVDQTMRPSGAMFGVELVASSMVPSSTTLKRIVLSALLCGTLLTTNGCGIPGLRHAQSGSAMPGSYHWNNGIPFWSSSTTSSSNGLTLPPSSPSDKTQQDEPSLERIDDHLHSKDRINKEGDVSDGDNVDGAKLNAPQESGAFARFIRSASFLSPASQDDEKTKAIDEDIRELESEYSTTGGLTLSAVDDANTDGDTSMGNVIAAPNSPDDGLIDTDIGPSDRNVGVMPFENSAQLPTAVFYSDPYLLSLITDTLSGNQELKILSEEIRIACNESYARSGEYRPFVTLGAGAGFEKPGRHTREGAVEDQLEVAPGQDFPDPLGDFGVGANVSWELDIWNKLHNSQRAAAMRYLGTREGRNYIVTRVVAEVAENYYQLLALDNRLEILQSTIEIQQQSLKVAQAKKAAGRGTELAVQRFQAEVQKNLSERSLIAQEIVEVENRINFLAGRYPQPVERIDAEFVDLHLSTLGAGVPSELLQNRADIREAERQVAAAGLDIKVARARFYPSLSLTAGLGWNAFSTGYLFRTPESLIYGMAGELVGPLINKRAIKADYCSANAAQLQAIYNYQQTVLEAHIEVVNQITKAENYRRSIEVKKRQLEALQASVDAANKLFQNARAEYVEVLLAQRELMEAKIVLVETKQEQLAAIVNAYQALGGGGF from the coding sequence ATGAACATGATCCGAAAACGCTCGCAAGCCATTAAATTGCTAACACCAAGTCGTCGTGTGGTGGACCAGACGATGCGTCCTTCGGGGGCGATGTTTGGTGTAGAACTCGTTGCCTCGTCCATGGTGCCCAGCTCCACTACGCTGAAACGCATCGTGCTCTCGGCTCTGCTGTGCGGGACGCTGCTGACCACGAACGGTTGCGGTATTCCTGGACTTCGGCATGCCCAATCTGGATCTGCGATGCCAGGTTCCTATCATTGGAACAATGGTATTCCGTTCTGGAGTTCCAGCACAACGTCGTCATCAAACGGTCTCACCCTACCTCCGAGCTCGCCCAGCGACAAGACACAGCAAGATGAGCCTAGCCTCGAACGAATCGACGATCACCTCCACAGCAAAGACAGGATCAATAAGGAGGGTGACGTATCCGATGGGGACAACGTTGACGGTGCGAAGCTCAATGCACCTCAAGAATCAGGAGCGTTCGCTCGTTTCATCCGGTCCGCTAGTTTCCTGAGTCCGGCCTCACAGGACGACGAAAAAACGAAAGCCATTGATGAAGACATTCGGGAGCTCGAAAGCGAATATAGCACCACCGGTGGGCTCACACTTTCGGCGGTGGATGACGCAAACACCGACGGTGACACATCGATGGGGAATGTCATCGCTGCCCCGAATAGCCCCGACGATGGCTTGATCGACACCGACATCGGGCCCAGTGATCGCAACGTCGGAGTCATGCCATTTGAGAACTCAGCACAGCTACCAACGGCTGTATTCTACTCTGACCCATACTTGCTAAGCCTGATTACTGACACATTGTCGGGTAACCAGGAACTAAAAATTCTGTCCGAAGAAATCCGCATCGCCTGCAATGAATCGTACGCTCGCAGCGGTGAGTATCGACCATTTGTAACCCTGGGAGCAGGCGCAGGATTTGAAAAGCCTGGTCGACACACTCGCGAAGGTGCCGTCGAAGATCAACTCGAAGTCGCTCCTGGGCAAGATTTCCCCGATCCGCTCGGGGACTTTGGCGTCGGAGCCAACGTCTCCTGGGAACTCGACATCTGGAACAAGCTTCACAACTCGCAACGTGCCGCCGCGATGCGATACCTCGGAACACGGGAAGGGCGAAACTACATCGTCACGCGAGTGGTCGCCGAAGTTGCCGAGAACTACTACCAATTGTTAGCGTTAGACAACCGACTGGAAATATTGCAATCAACCATCGAAATTCAACAACAGAGCTTGAAAGTAGCCCAAGCCAAGAAAGCCGCCGGGCGAGGAACCGAACTGGCGGTTCAGCGTTTTCAGGCCGAAGTGCAGAAAAACCTCAGCGAACGGTCGCTGATTGCCCAAGAGATTGTCGAAGTCGAAAACCGCATCAACTTCCTCGCCGGTCGCTATCCGCAACCCGTCGAGCGAATCGATGCCGAATTCGTCGACTTGCACTTGAGCACACTTGGAGCGGGCGTCCCTTCGGAGTTGTTACAGAACCGCGCCGACATTCGCGAAGCGGAGCGACAAGTCGCTGCGGCAGGATTGGACATCAAAGTTGCTCGAGCACGTTTCTATCCTTCACTCAGCCTCACCGCCGGGCTCGGCTGGAACGCATTCAGCACGGGCTACCTCTTCCGGACGCCCGAATCATTGATCTACGGCATGGCGGGTGAACTTGTTGGTCCGCTAATCAACAAACGGGCGATCAAGGCTGACTACTGTAGCGCCAATGCGGCGCAACTGCAAGCGATCTACAACTACCAGCAAACCGTCCTTGAAGCGCACATCGAAGTCGTCAACCAGATCACAAAGGCGGAAAACTACCGCCGCAGTATCGAAGTCAAGAAGCGGCAACTCGAAGCCTTGCAAGCCTCCGTCGACGCGGCCAATAAGCTGTTTCAGAACGCGAGAGCCGAATACGTCGAAGTCCTGTTAGCTCAGCGAGAACTAATGGAAGCGAAGATTGTGCTGGTCGAAACCAAGCAAGAACAACTCGCCGCGATCGTTAACGCCTACCAAGCCCTCGGTGGAGGCGGTTTCTAA
- a CDS encoding CheR family methyltransferase, producing MDDSDLLNEFVDEAKEHLGSVDAQLLHIEALGADRRRFFHQKDGGWKVNDELRGLVRYQVGNLLSGVQPTGPFDIIFCRNVIIYFSGDAPKRTYRMLSSRLAKTGRLFVGCSEVLTDTDQYLKRERIRNVTCYVPARQTEARQKQ from the coding sequence ATGGACGATTCCGATCTTTTAAATGAGTTCGTCGACGAAGCGAAAGAACACCTTGGCAGTGTCGACGCACAGCTACTACACATCGAAGCACTGGGCGCAGATAGACGACGGTTCTTTCATCAAAAAGATGGTGGGTGGAAAGTCAATGATGAACTGAGAGGTTTGGTCAGATACCAAGTCGGAAATTTGCTAAGCGGCGTTCAGCCGACAGGGCCGTTTGACATTATCTTCTGTCGAAACGTGATCATCTATTTTTCTGGCGATGCCCCAAAGCGAACGTATCGAATGCTCTCGAGCCGTCTAGCCAAAACCGGACGACTATTTGTTGGTTGTAGTGAGGTGTTGACGGATACTGACCAATACTTAAAGCGAGAACGGATTCGCAATGTAACGTGCTACGTGCCTGCGCGGCAAACCGAAGCGCGGCAAAAACAATAA
- a CDS encoding response regulator has protein sequence MKVLLVDDSGVMRKIIARSLHSLWINEVIEAGDGAEALQLFGDGDGFDLVITDWNMPNMNGLELVHAIRAAGHKLPIIMITTETEKTQVIKAIQAGVNDYLTKPFDQDMLQLKLTRVLPNPQSI, from the coding sequence GTGAAAGTTCTATTGGTCGACGACTCCGGCGTCATGCGAAAGATCATCGCCCGAAGTCTACATAGTTTGTGGATCAATGAAGTGATTGAGGCGGGTGACGGAGCCGAAGCGCTACAACTCTTCGGAGACGGAGACGGCTTTGATCTGGTGATAACCGACTGGAACATGCCGAATATGAACGGTCTGGAACTGGTGCATGCAATTCGAGCGGCTGGACACAAATTACCGATCATAATGATTACGACGGAAACGGAGAAGACGCAGGTCATTAAGGCGATTCAAGCGGGAGTCAATGACTACCTGACGAAGCCATTTGATCAAGACATGCTTCAGCTCAAGCTCACACGCGTGCTGCCAAATCCACAGAGCATCTAG
- the hflC gene encoding protease modulator HflC: MKRATLPLAIILLLLATFFGFSGAYTVSETEQIIITQFGKPVGEPIRDAGLHFKIPFIQEVTRIEKRVLAWDGRPNEMPTKDKTYIVVDTFGRWRINDAKQFFLRLRDERSAQSRLDDILGSETRNAIAKHELIEVIRTTKDREPDRDATLLDAPGNIGMLYPITMGRAKIEAEIFSKAASKLTDFGIELLDVRFKRINYNESVRKRIFERMISERQQIAERFRSEGAGEAAKIMGKSERDLLAIESEAYKTVQEIHGVADAKATEIYAEAYNQSEASVAFYEFIMTMESYQEMLDQESTLILTTGSDIFKFLKKVDQPNDHAAAAN, from the coding sequence ATGAAACGAGCTACTCTCCCCCTTGCGATCATTCTCCTGCTATTGGCGACCTTCTTCGGTTTCAGCGGCGCGTACACGGTGTCGGAAACCGAACAGATTATCATCACACAATTCGGCAAACCCGTTGGTGAACCGATTCGCGACGCAGGGTTACATTTCAAGATCCCCTTCATTCAAGAAGTCACCCGCATCGAAAAGCGGGTTCTGGCTTGGGACGGTCGACCTAACGAGATGCCGACCAAGGACAAAACCTACATCGTCGTTGATACGTTCGGACGCTGGCGAATCAACGACGCCAAGCAATTCTTCCTGCGACTTCGCGACGAGCGTAGCGCCCAGTCTCGTTTGGACGACATCCTTGGAAGTGAGACCCGCAACGCGATCGCGAAACACGAGCTGATCGAAGTCATTCGCACCACGAAGGACCGCGAGCCCGATCGCGATGCGACCCTGCTCGACGCGCCAGGTAACATTGGCATGCTCTATCCGATCACGATGGGCCGAGCAAAGATCGAGGCAGAAATTTTCAGCAAGGCCGCCAGCAAGCTCACCGATTTTGGGATCGAATTGCTTGACGTCCGGTTCAAGCGAATCAATTACAACGAAAGTGTCCGCAAGCGTATTTTCGAACGTATGATCAGCGAACGGCAACAGATCGCCGAGCGTTTTCGCAGCGAGGGTGCTGGCGAAGCGGCAAAGATCATGGGCAAGAGTGAACGCGACTTGCTAGCGATCGAGTCAGAAGCTTACAAAACGGTGCAGGAGATTCATGGGGTTGCCGACGCGAAGGCGACTGAGATTTACGCCGAAGCCTACAACCAAAGCGAGGCATCGGTCGCGTTCTATGAATTCATCATGACGATGGAGTCGTACCAAGAAATGCTCGATCAAGAGAGCACGTTGATTCTCACCACAGGAAGCGATATCTTTAAATTCCTCAAGAAAGTCGATCAGCCCAACGACCACGCAGCTGCTGCGAACTAG
- the hflK gene encoding FtsH protease activity modulator HflK, whose protein sequence is MSFERDNRRNIDWGNIDWGRFEDFRPFLVWVVPAILLVIFAYTSIYTVQAESQGVVLRFGKYVKTVDPGLRFKFPFGVDRVSIVPVKRQLKQEFGFGTADASDPMQFSSEQVEERSMVTGDLNAATVEWIIQYRIREPRLFLFEVRDPGDTLRDISESVMRTVVGDRTVDEVITVGRQEIEADALAQLQEQVNKYQLGLSIDQVQLKNVNPPLPVQPSFNEVNQAQQEREKMINVANGEYNKVVPRASGEAEQKIQAAEGYALQRVNEAEGDVSRFNAVLTEFLKAPEVTKRRIYIETMREVVPKLGKKIIIDEDASQILPLLQLSTENQRGQR, encoded by the coding sequence ATGAGTTTTGAACGCGACAACCGCCGAAATATTGATTGGGGAAACATCGATTGGGGAAGATTCGAAGATTTTCGTCCTTTTCTCGTCTGGGTAGTCCCCGCCATTTTGCTGGTCATTTTTGCCTACACGTCGATCTACACGGTCCAAGCGGAATCGCAGGGGGTCGTGCTGCGGTTTGGCAAGTATGTCAAAACGGTCGACCCCGGTTTGCGTTTCAAGTTTCCTTTCGGCGTTGACCGGGTATCGATCGTCCCGGTAAAGCGTCAATTGAAACAAGAATTCGGTTTTGGCACCGCGGATGCTTCCGATCCGATGCAGTTTTCATCTGAGCAGGTAGAAGAACGCAGCATGGTCACGGGGGATCTCAATGCAGCGACTGTCGAATGGATCATCCAGTATCGGATTCGGGAACCGAGATTGTTTCTGTTTGAGGTACGCGACCCCGGCGACACGTTACGCGATATATCCGAATCGGTCATGCGTACTGTCGTTGGTGATCGCACCGTCGATGAAGTTATTACCGTGGGGCGGCAAGAGATCGAAGCGGATGCTCTGGCCCAACTACAGGAGCAGGTAAACAAATACCAGCTTGGTTTGAGCATCGATCAGGTCCAGCTGAAGAATGTCAATCCACCTTTACCGGTTCAGCCTTCGTTTAACGAAGTCAACCAGGCCCAGCAAGAGCGGGAAAAAATGATCAATGTCGCCAACGGCGAATACAACAAAGTGGTTCCTCGCGCCAGTGGTGAAGCTGAACAGAAGATTCAAGCCGCTGAGGGGTACGCGCTCCAACGCGTCAACGAAGCCGAAGGCGATGTCTCTCGCTTCAATGCGGTGTTGACCGAGTTCCTGAAAGCTCCAGAGGTGACCAAACGACGCATCTACATCGAAACGATGCGCGAGGTGGTTCCAAAACTAGGTAAGAAGATCATCATCGACGAAGATGCCAGTCAGATTTTGCCGCTACTACAACTATCAACCGAAAACCAACGGGGTCAGCGATGA